In a single window of the Antedon mediterranea chromosome 1, ecAntMedi1.1, whole genome shotgun sequence genome:
- the LOC140042845 gene encoding uncharacterized protein — protein MEELEENEEVDVIVRPDDTKTMHNYYKKYLALKKRCDSIHLVNERLVNRIYYIKKMIRKLSRERRALIATLDEHGDDCRNAPLMIVVEDDMPFTAVSSSDLGGDFSDVPSSVPPIKQSVSPSVSVASPSNIVTTSKPVASAPRKKKRRDDKPEKEKDPNAPKKPANAYLMFCQQARAPVQEEHQNLDKDDISHQELTKELAKRWNELTTDQKQAYYDMYQKDKLRYERELQEYNASLQNASAANAPSSTITQSMMKLDANPVKVERIMPVATVALTLPTISLPKVKQDIKMKVDTKLKPETKLKPDKVLESAYSRNKMERQELAKETTKPQPPPLPDDYDPYDFDDEESKRS, from the exons ATGGAGGAACTGGAAGAAAACGAAGAAGTAGATGTTATTGTACGGCCTGATGATACAAAAACtatgcataattattataagaaaTACTTAGCTTTGAAGAAAAGATGCGATTCTATACATCTA GTGAACGAAAGATTAGTAAATCGCATTTATTACATAAAGAAAATGATCCGAAAGTTATCTAGAGAACGCAG AGCTTTAATTGCCACTCTTGACGAACATGGTGATGATTGTAGGAATGCCCCATTGATGATAGTTGTCGAG GATGATATGCCATTTACTGCTGTGAGCTCGTCAGATCTAGGTGGAGATTTTTCTGATGTCCCATCAAGTGTACCACCTATAAAACAATCAGTTAGTCCTTCCGTAAGTGTAGCTAGCCCCTCTAACATTGTAACGACCTCCAAACCAGTAGCATCTGCACCACGAAAGAAGAAAAGGAGGGATGATAAGCCCGAGAAAGAAAAAG ATCCAAATGCACCTAAAAAACCTGCAAATGCTTATCTAATGTTTTGCCAACAAGCAAGAGCACCAGTGCAAGAGGAACACCAGAACCTAGACAAAGACGATATTTCCCACCAAGAGCTTACAAAAGAATTAGCTAAACGGTGGAATGAGCTTACAACGGATCAAAAACAG GCCTACTATGACATGTACCAAAAAGATAAACTGCGATATGAACGAGAGCTGCAGGAGTACAATGCTTCTTTACAAAACGCCAGTGCTGCAAACGCCCCCAGCAGTACCATCACTCAAAGTATGATGAAATTAGACGCTAATCCTGTAAAAGTTGAAAGGATTATGCCTGTAGCGACTGTCGCCCTCACTCTCCCCACAATCTCTCTGCCAAAGGTAAAACAGGACATAAAAATGAAAGTAGACACAAAATTGAAACCAGAAACAAAGTTAAAACCAGATAAAGTACTAGAATCTGCATATTCCCGAAATAAGATGGAACGGCAAGAACTGGCGAAAGAGACAACGAAGCCTCAACCGCCCCCACTACCGGATGATTACGATCCTTATGATTTTGACGATGAAGAAAGTAAACGATCATGA
- the LOC140061346 gene encoding hydroxyacylglutathione hydrolase, mitochondrial-like isoform X2 — protein sequence MRVRLLPALQDNYMYLLVDEESNEAAIVDPVEPEKVVEAVKQEGVKLTSVLTTHHHWDHSGGNEKLVSLQQGLNVYGGDDRIPALTNKVSHDDKFKVGSLNIQCLFTPCHTSGHICFYVTGQDGQDPAVFTGDTLFIAGCGKFFEGQPDQMYNALINVLSNLPDETKVYCGHEYTVSNLRFAEHVEPSNFDIKEKMSWAQVQRSKDTPTIPSTIGEEKKYNPFMRVRVKSVQDHVGQSEGIATMGALRTEKDGFKPKSAI from the exons ATGAGAGTGCGACTACTCCCTGCTCTTCAAGACAACTATATGTACCTGCTGGTTGATGAAGAATCAAATGAGGCAGCCATTGTTGACCCAGTGGAACCAGAAAAG GTTGTTGAAGCAGTAAAGCAAGAGGGAGTGAAGTTGACTTCGGTACTCACAACACATCATCATTG GGATCATTCAGGAGGAAATGAGAAACTTGTGTCTCTTCAACAGGGGCTAAATGTTTATGGTGGGGATGACAGAATCCCAGCGTTAACCAACAAAGTCAGTCATGATGATAAATTCAAG GTTGGAAGTTTAAATATTCAATGTCTGTTTACACCATGTCACACATCTGGacacatttgtttttatgtaactGGTCAAGATGGACAAGACCCTGCTGTTTTCACAG GTGATACGCTCTTCATAGCTGGTTGTGGCAAGTTCTTTGAGGGTCAACCAGACCAGATGTACAATGCTTTAATCAACGTTCTTAGTAACCTGCCAGATGAAACG AAAGTATATTGTGGTCATGAGTACACAGTGAGCAATCTGAGGTTTGCAGAGCATGTGGAGCCTAGTAACTTTGATATTAAAGAAAAGATGTCTTGGGCACAG GTACAACGTAGTAAAGACACTCCAACAATACCATCAACGATCGGTGAAGAGAAAAAATACAATCCATTTATGAGAGTAAG AGTGAAATCAGTGCAAGATCACGTTGGACAGTCGGAAGGGATAGCTACGATGGGAGCTCTAAGGACAGAGAAGGATGGATTCAAACCAAAATCAGCAATATAG
- the LOC140061346 gene encoding hydroxyacylglutathione hydrolase, mitochondrial-like isoform X1 produces MKGFSVLFSFSSRLFVNSWQSRCLTNNCFFRRCHSKTVLITQIDMRVRLLPALQDNYMYLLVDEESNEAAIVDPVEPEKVVEAVKQEGVKLTSVLTTHHHWDHSGGNEKLVSLQQGLNVYGGDDRIPALTNKVSHDDKFKVGSLNIQCLFTPCHTSGHICFYVTGQDGQDPAVFTGDTLFIAGCGKFFEGQPDQMYNALINVLSNLPDETKVYCGHEYTVSNLRFAEHVEPSNFDIKEKMSWAQVQRSKDTPTIPSTIGEEKKYNPFMRVRVKSVQDHVGQSEGIATMGALRTEKDGFKPKSAI; encoded by the exons ATGAAGGGTTTTAGTGTCTTGTTTTCATTTTCTTCAAGattatttgtaaatt cCTGGCAATCTCGTTGCTTAACCAACAATTGCTTCTTCAGAAGGTGCCACTCAAAAACAGTTCTTATCACGCAAATCGACATGAGAGTGCGACTACTCCCTGCTCTTCAAGACAACTATATGTACCTGCTGGTTGATGAAGAATCAAATGAGGCAGCCATTGTTGACCCAGTGGAACCAGAAAAG GTTGTTGAAGCAGTAAAGCAAGAGGGAGTGAAGTTGACTTCGGTACTCACAACACATCATCATTG GGATCATTCAGGAGGAAATGAGAAACTTGTGTCTCTTCAACAGGGGCTAAATGTTTATGGTGGGGATGACAGAATCCCAGCGTTAACCAACAAAGTCAGTCATGATGATAAATTCAAG GTTGGAAGTTTAAATATTCAATGTCTGTTTACACCATGTCACACATCTGGacacatttgtttttatgtaactGGTCAAGATGGACAAGACCCTGCTGTTTTCACAG GTGATACGCTCTTCATAGCTGGTTGTGGCAAGTTCTTTGAGGGTCAACCAGACCAGATGTACAATGCTTTAATCAACGTTCTTAGTAACCTGCCAGATGAAACG AAAGTATATTGTGGTCATGAGTACACAGTGAGCAATCTGAGGTTTGCAGAGCATGTGGAGCCTAGTAACTTTGATATTAAAGAAAAGATGTCTTGGGCACAG GTACAACGTAGTAAAGACACTCCAACAATACCATCAACGATCGGTGAAGAGAAAAAATACAATCCATTTATGAGAGTAAG AGTGAAATCAGTGCAAGATCACGTTGGACAGTCGGAAGGGATAGCTACGATGGGAGCTCTAAGGACAGAGAAGGATGGATTCAAACCAAAATCAGCAATATAG